Below is a genomic region from Microbacterium galbinum.
GACGGATGCCGTCGCATAGAGCTCGTGCAGTTCGCCATGACTCATCCGCTGCACGACCTCGACACCGGCCGGAGCATCCGTCGACGCCGACGACTGGACGATGAGCTCGACGTCCGGGCGCTGCTCGTGCACGCGCGCCAGCGCGCGGAACAGCGTCTGCGGATCGCGGTCGCGGTCGTTGCCGACGCTGACGATGCGCGGGCGATCGGGGTACGGGCGGGGCGAGAAGAACTCGGCGTCGACGCCGAACGGCACCGCGACGATCCGTGGCCCCGCGCTTCCGAAGAGGGCGCGCAGGGGCTCGACCTGCGCCTCGCTGAGCACCCACAGCGTCTCGGCGCCGCGGAGCACCTCGACGAGACGACCGGTGTCGGCTCCGCGCTCGATCATGTCGGTCAGCCAGATCACTCCGGAGGCGAACCGCTCGTAGGGGCTCGCGACCTGCATGCGGAACGCCGCGTTCTCGTCCCACGTGAACGCCGTCTGGGCGCGCGGTCGGGGTCCGATCCCCACGCGCGACCGCAGGCGCGAGAGACGTCCGGGGGCCGGGAGGTCGAGCACCGCGACCGGCGCGTACTCGCACAGACCGTCGAGCCCGTAGGGCCACACGCTCGGCACCTCGCCGGCGGAGTGCCGGCGCTCCCAGCGCGTCACCGACTGCTCGGCAGGGAATCCCCAGATCAGCGGGCGGCGTTCGTGCGGCGGCGTGGACACCGCCCCAGGATAGCCCGCGGTCTTCCGGCGTTGTCGGCCGCCTCGGGCATACTGATGCGATGCAGACCGCCTCCGCTCCGTCGTCGACGTCCCTGCGCATCGCCCTCATCGGCACGCGCGGCATCCCCGCCGCCTACGGCGGATTCGAGACCGCCGTCGAAGAGGTCGGACGGCGCCTCGTCGAACGCGGGCATCGGGTGCTGGTCTACGGGCGCGACGCCGGCACAGCGGGCGACGTGCACCTCGGCATGCGCCGCGTGACCCTGCCGGCGGTGCGTCAGAAGGCGCTCGAGACCCTCAGCCACACGGCCCTGTCGACGGTGCACGCCGTCACCAGGGCCCGACCGGATGCCGCGTTCGTGTTCAACGCCGCGAACTCGCCCTTCCTCCCGCTGCTGCGCGCCCGTCGCATCCCGGTCGCCCTCCACATGGACGGGCTGGAGTGGCGACGCTCGAAGTGGGGCCCGCGCGGCAAGGCGTACTACCGCGCCGCCGAGTCGTTCGGGGTGCGTCAGGCCGACGCGATCATCGCCGACGCCCCCGGCATCGCCGACTACTACGACCACCAGTTCGGTGTCGCGAGCGAGCTGATCCGCTACGGCGCCCCCCTGCTCGACGACGCTCCGTCCGACGGCATCCGCGAACTCGGTCTCGAGCCCGGGGGCTACCACCTGGTCGTCGCCCGCTTCGAACCCGAGAACCACGTCCGCGAGATCGTCGAGGGCTATGCGATGTCGCAGGCCACGAAACCGCTCGTCGTGGTCGGCTCCGCGCCCTACGCCGCGGAGTACACGGCCGCGATCGACCGGATCGCCGCCGCCGATCCACGCATCCGACTGCTCGGCGCCGTCTACGACCAAGACCTCCTCGACGCGCTCTACCACCACGCCTCGACGTACCTGCACGGCCATTCGGTCGGCGGCACGAACCCCTCCCTGCTGCGCGCGATGGGCGCCGGCACGGCCGTGATCGCGTTCGACGTGGTCTTCAACCGCGAGGTGCTCGACGAGCAGGGCTGGTACTTCCGCACGCCGGCGGATGTCGCGGCTGCGGTCGACGCGGCGGAATCGGATGCCGGAGCCGTCGCCGCGGCATCCGCTGCCGTCCGGCGTCGCGCGGCCGATGCGTTCTCGTGGAACGACGTCGCCGCAACCTATGAAGACCTCGCCCGGCGCCTGGCGGCCGGCGACAGCATCCATCCCCTCGCGCGCCGCGCGCACCGCGCGGAGACGGAGTGGCCCGGCTAGACCGCGTCGACCGCGGTCTCGGCCGCGGCATCGGGTTCGCTCTTCAGGAGTCGATCCCGGTGGCGGTGGATGTAGATCGCGTACGGGATCACCTGGCAGACGATCAGCGCGAAGCTCACGCCGAGCAGCGGTCCGACGATGCCGAGCACCGGCGTCAGCACGAGCGAGAGCACGATGCTGACCGCGGCCATCGCCAGGGTCGGGATGACCTGGAAGCGGATGCCGGGTTTGTCCATGATGAACATCCCGAGCGGATACACGGCCGCGGTGAGCATGATCATCGCGCCGAAGGCGAGGATCGTCGAGGTGCGCACGTCGAGTTCGCCCTGGGTGATGAACTCGAACAGCCACGGTGCGATCAGCCAGACGAACGCGGTGGCGGCCGCTACGGCTCCGGCGAAGAGCAGCGAGAGCAGATACGGTCCGCGCTTCAGCTCACCCCTGTGCCGCAGACGGGCGAACTGCGGCCACAGCGCGACGCCCGCGGCCATCACCAGGCCGTTGAGGGCGAAGAACACCTGACCCGTGACACCGTACTCGGCCACGTCGGTCGGCGTTCCGAACTGGGCGAGCACGTAACGCTGCGACCCGACGGCGATCGGGTAGGTGATCATCTGCGCGAGCATCGGCCAGCCGACGTCCATGACCCTCACCCCGGGGATGCTGCGCCAGCGGAACAGCATCCGCAGAGCATCCGGGATCAGCGGCCGCGTCGACCGCGTCACCAGCAGGAAGCCGATGATCGCCGACAGCAGCGAGGCGCCGTACGAGGCGATCGCGAGATACGAATCGAACTCACGCCCGCCGAGGTGGAGCATCAGCCAGACACCACCGAGGGTGACCGGCGAGATGAGGCCCTGCACCAGGATCACCAGGTGGTTGCGCCGCTGCCCGAGCAGGATGCGGAACCACACGCCCAGGGTGATCGACAGGCTGAACAACGTGATGCACAGGAAGGCGGCGAGCGCCGCCCCCGGGATCGCACCGGCGTCGCCGAACAGGGCGCGCCATCCGCCCGTGACGAGCAGCACGGTGTTGATGAGCATGAGTCCGGTCGCGAACATCAGCAGGATGCGGCCGACCGAGGTGACCTGCAGTCGGAGCCGGCGATCGGTGCGGATGTCGTCACTGGTCGCGACGGCGTTCACGAGAACCGCGCCGCTGCCGAGGTCGGTGAACGTCAGCAGCGACGGGATCGTGATGAGCAGCGAGTACAGGGCGTAGTGCTGGATGTCGGTCTCGCCGAGGATCATGCGGGTCGTGATGACCCCGCAGACCAGCGAGACGACCATCGTCAGCGCGCGAGCGCCGAGGGCCAGGAGCGAGTTCATGGCGGTGTCAGCGCGGGGCGCGGGCGGCGAGGCGCGGGCGGACGCCGCGTCTCGGCTCGTCGGTGTAGTACGGGCTCTTCGCCGCGCCGCGCACAC
It encodes:
- a CDS encoding glycosyltransferase family 4 protein, which produces MSTPPHERRPLIWGFPAEQSVTRWERRHSAGEVPSVWPYGLDGLCEYAPVAVLDLPAPGRLSRLRSRVGIGPRPRAQTAFTWDENAAFRMQVASPYERFASGVIWLTDMIERGADTGRLVEVLRGAETLWVLSEAQVEPLRALFGSAGPRIVAVPFGVDAEFFSPRPYPDRPRIVSVGNDRDRDPQTLFRALARVHEQRPDVELIVQSSASTDAPAGVEVVQRMSHGELHELYATASVIATATRPNLHVSGMTVTLEAFATGRPVVNTDTPGMSQYVTEGRTGHLVPLGDDEALAQRLIGLIDDPQRAAEMGLAGRRDVEERFTTHEMCAHLAQILV
- a CDS encoding DUF1972 domain-containing protein, translated to MQTASAPSSTSLRIALIGTRGIPAAYGGFETAVEEVGRRLVERGHRVLVYGRDAGTAGDVHLGMRRVTLPAVRQKALETLSHTALSTVHAVTRARPDAAFVFNAANSPFLPLLRARRIPVALHMDGLEWRRSKWGPRGKAYYRAAESFGVRQADAIIADAPGIADYYDHQFGVASELIRYGAPLLDDAPSDGIRELGLEPGGYHLVVARFEPENHVREIVEGYAMSQATKPLVVVGSAPYAAEYTAAIDRIAAADPRIRLLGAVYDQDLLDALYHHASTYLHGHSVGGTNPSLLRAMGAGTAVIAFDVVFNREVLDEQGWYFRTPADVAAAVDAAESDAGAVAAASAAVRRRAADAFSWNDVAATYEDLARRLAAGDSIHPLARRAHRAETEWPG